The Litorilinea aerophila DNA window AATCTGGCGACCCCTCCCAACGAAGCAGATATCCGTGAACGCTGGAGGTCCACCTTGATTATAGATTTGCCTGGAAACAATGTCAACGATAGAGGTCCTTGGCCCATCCGACCATCAGCCTACCGCCTTTGACGCCTGGCCCATGTTGTTGTACATTGGAGCCGGTCAATTCATTCGGAAAATGCCTGGCATGTCTTCAGGCCTGGCGAAGTAGATGGGGCGAAAGTCAGGAGAGCACAGAAGATGACCCAACTGGTCGATCGGGCTCAGGTGATTCCGGCAGAACTGGGCCAGCGCAAAGCGGCCGGCAACAACTATAAATTCATCCTCGGTGGCTTTTTGATCATCGGGTTGGTGGTTGGCCTCATTGTCCAGGCTACCCTTTCCACCGGCGCTTACTACCTCACCGTGAGCGAGCTGCAGGAGCGGATACCCGCCATCTACGGCGAACGGGTCCGGGTAAGCGGCACGGTGGTGGAAGGCAGCGAGGATTGGAATCCCCAGGAGATCACCCTGCGCTTTGCCATCCAGGACGAAAACAACGCCCAGTTGCTCATTGTCTTTGAAGGCCCCCGACCAGACAACTTCCAACGGGCAGCCTCGGCCATCGTGGAAGGGGAGCTGAGGCCCGACGGCACCTTCAAGGCCGACACCCTCCTGCTGAAATGCCCCAGCCGCTACGAAGAGGAGCCCGAGGAAATTTTCGTCCGCGCGGAACGCTGAGGTCCCCAATCGCCCAGACGACTCCGGCGGAAAGGGTCCAACCGTGACCTTCTGGGCCGGGTAGCTGTGGCTCCCGGGCTGAACGAGCTGGATTAAACTGAATGCCGTCTCCTCTTCTTCATATTCGTCTAGATTCCATCTGTCGACACATCTGTCGGCGCGTCGGCCTACGTCACGTTCGCCTGCTGCGCATCCATCTGTTGCCCCTCATCATCGCCATCGCAGCGATGGTGAGCCTGATCCGCCCCACAGCCGGGCAGGAGCTGCCCCCTTCGCCCCAGTTCGATCTGGCCCAGGTACCGCCCCCGGTCGACCGCCCCATGGCACGCCTGGGACAGACCCTGTACCTGGAAAGCTGTGCGCCCTGCCACGGGGAGCAGGGCAACGGCGACGGCCCTACCGCCGCCGACTTGCCCACCCCGCCCACCCGCTTTGCCGATCCCCAGGCCATCTGGTCCCTTTCGCCCGCCGAGCTCTTCTTCACCACCAAGTTCGGCCGCATCGATAAGCTCATGCCGCCCTGGGAGAACCGCCTGACCGACGAACAGATCTGGCAGGTGGTGGCCTACGCATGGAGCCTTCACACCAGCCAGGCAGAGGTCGCTGCCGGCGCCGAACTCTATGCCCAGAGCTGCGCCCAATGCCACGGCGAACAGGGCCGGGGAGATGGCCCCCAGGCGTCGGTGGACCTGCCCGATTTCGCCGATCCGGCCTACGCCATGGCCCGCAGCCAGGCAGAGTGGCTGGCCGGCTGGCAATCGGCCCACCCAGAGGTGGGTGCCGGTTGGAGCCAGGCCCAACAGCAGCAGGTTTTGGAATACATCCGCACCTTCAGCTACGGCCCTGCCTGGGAAAGCCCCTATCGCCCAGGCCCAGGCGTCATCCAGGGGCAGGTGGTTGCCGGCACCCCGGACCTGACCCTGTCCCCCAACCTGACCGTGACCCTGCGCGCGTTCCTGGGCTTCGAGCCGGTGGCCACTTTCACCACCACGGTGGATGACCAGGGCCGCTTTGCCTTCAGCGACCTGGCCGTAGGGCCGGAGGTGGTCTACCTGGCCTCGGCATCCACAGCCGGCATCACCTACAGCAGCCCTGTCCTGGCCCTGACCGAGGAACAACCGGCCCAGGAGACCACCATTACCCTCTACGCCACCACGGATGACCCCACTGGTGTGCGCATCGACCGGGCCCACTGGATCATCGACTTCCAACCTGGGGCTTTGTTGGTGGGCCAGTTGATCACTTTCGGCAGCGAAAACAACCGCACCTTCCTGGGCAGGCGGGTGGACGGCGTGGATGTGCCGGTGACGGCCTCCCTGTTCGTGCCGCCGGGCGCCGAAGAGATCAGCCTGGAGAATGGCGTGCTGGGCGGCCGTTTCCGCCAGGTGGGCAACCAGATCTACGACACGGTTCCCATCGTCCCCGGTACCGGCACCCGTCAGCTGGTCCTGCGCTATCGCCTCCCCTACCAGGGCACCAGCCTGACCCTCCCCCAGGAATTTGCCTACCCCGTCACAGCGTTGAACCTGCTGGTGGCGGACCTTCCCCAGCTGGAAGTCCAGGTGGAAGGGCTCACCGGGGTCGGCAGCCAGGAGTTCCAGGGCCGGACGTACCGCATGTGGCAGGCGGACAACTTGCCGGCCACCCGGCTTGAGCTGGACTTTCAAGGATTGCTGCCGCCCGGCGCAGTGGATCCCCGGCAGCCCCAGGGCAACACCGGCATGGGGCCTGTCGGCACCGTACCAGTCCTGGCTCCCTGGATGCCCTGGGCCACGGGCGGGTTGGTGGGCATCCTGCTGGCCGGTGTGCTCCTGTGGTCGTGGCGTCGGGGCCGGCTCGGCGCTCCTCCCCAGCCAGACGAACTGCGCCAACGTCAGATGGCATTGCTGCAGCACATTGCCCGGCTGGATGACCGCTATGCCCTGGGCGAGCTGGATCAGCAGACATGGCAGCAGCAGCGGGCCCGGCTCAAGGCGGAGCTCCTGGCGGTGGCGACCGCCCTGGAACAGAATTCCCTGCCAGACCACTCCACCCCTTAAGGCAATTCTAAGCTCGCATCTGGCCGGATTATGTTATAATCGACCGAAGAGATCGTGACGGTTGACTGAGGGTTGGCCGCCGGGCAACCCGCCCGCGGCGACAGACAGGTAGCGAGCTGTGCAAACATATCCACCTGCATTTTCAGATCCCTCCCCCGGCCGGCTATCCCCATCCGGCCCGGTTTCGCTGTCCCCGTGGGGACGCCCCTGGGTCGCGCTGGCCTGGGCGCTCTTTCTGGGCCTGATCTGGCTGGGGCTGGCCACGCCAGCCTGGGCCCAGGATGCCACCCCGCCCGATGTGGACCCGAACCAGATCAACGCGGTGGCCCGGGAGCTCTGGTGTCCCCTGTGCAGCGGGGTCCGCCTGGATTCCTGTGAGCTGAAGGCCTGCGAACAGATGCGAGACGTGATCGCGCTCAAGCTGGCCGCTGGTGAGGATCCCGAATCCATCAAAGCCTATTTTGTGGAACAATATGGCCCCCAGGTGTTGGGGGAGCCGCCGCGCCAGGGCTTCAACTGGCTGGCCTGGATCCTGCCCGTAGTGGCGGCGGTGGGAGGCGGCCTCTTCGTCTGGCGGAAAGCCCGCCAAATGGTCCGCCCGGCGACTGTCACGGCGCCGTTGCCCACCTCCACAGCCGACAACCGGCCAGGAGATGGGACGGCGGATGAAGACGAGTACGCCCGCAAGCTGGAAGAGGAGCTGGCCCGCTATGGCTGAGCTGACCCGGCATGATCCCGGCCCGGAAGACGACGGCGTGGCCTCCCTGCCTTCTACGACAACGGCGGGGCATCCCCGTTCTGTGACCCTGTGGCGGCTGGTCATCATTGGCATTTTCCTGATCTTTGTGGCTGTCCTGGCCCTGCGGCTGTGGCAGACCAAGGCGTCCGAGCACCGGGCAGCGGGGCTGGCGCCTCCCTTCACCGTCACCACTTTCGACGGTGAGACCATCTCCCTGGAGGATCTGCGGGGGAAGGGGGTAGTGCTCAATTTTTGGGCCAGTTGGTGCGACCCGTGCCGGGAGGAGGCCCCTCTGCTGGAACAGACCTGGCGCCGGGAACGGGACAACGGCATCATCTTCATCGGGCTGGACTATCTGGACCAGGAGCCGGCGGCCCGGGCCTACCTGGCCGAGTACGACATCACCTACCCCAATGGCCCCGACCTGCGCAGTCAGGCCGCCCGCCGCTACGGCATCAAGGGCGTCCCCGAGACGTTTTTCATTGATCCCGAGGGACGCATCATCGGCATCGTCATTGGCCCCATCCAGAGCCAGGCCCAGATGGATCAGTACTTGAATCAGATTCGCCCCCGCCGCGAGTAAATGCTGGCAACTTTCGCCCATGATTTGGAAACAGCACCCATGATCTTTCACATCGGCTATCTGATCCTGATCACCGCCCTGCTGCTGGCCCTCTTCGGAATGGCCGCCGGCTTTTTGGGTGGCCGCCGCCGGGATCCCCGGCTGGTCCAGAGTAGCTTCCATGCCATCTACGCGGTGGCGGTATTGGTGGGCCTGGCCGGGATCATCCTCTGGTATGGGCTCCTCACCGACCAGTTCCAGCTCACCTATGTCTGGAACCATTCGGAGCGGGCCCTCCCCACCTTCTACAAATTTGCCGCCCTGTGGGGAGGGCAGGCCGGCAGCCTGCTCTTCTGGAGCATGATCCTCTCTGCCTACAGCGTGATGGCGGTGACGGTGAACCGCCACCGGCTCCAGGCCCTTATGCCCTATGCCAACGGGGTGCTCCTGGCCACGTCGGCCTTCTTCCTGGTGCTGCTGGTCTTTGCCGCCAACCCCTTCAAACAGGTGGACTTCGTCCCGCCGGATGGCCAGGGGCTCAACCCTCTGCTCCAAAATTACTGGATGGTGATCCACCCGGTCATGCTCTACCTGGGCTATGTGGGCATGGCCATCCCCTTCGCCTTTGCCATGGGCGCGCTGCTCAGCCGTCGCCTGGACAACCAGTGGGTGCGCACGGTACGACGCTGGACCCTGATCGCGTGGATGTTTCTCTCCGCCGGCATCCTCATGGGGAGCCAGTGGGCCTACATGGAGCTGGGCTGGGGTGGCTACTGGGCCTGGGACCCGGTGGAGAATGCCAGCTTCCTGCCCTGGTTGACGGGCACCGCCTTCCTCCACAGCATCATCATCCAGGAGCAGCGGGGTATCCTCAAAGTCTGGAACATGGTGCTCATCTGGTTGACCTACTTCCTGGTCATCCTGGGGACCTTCACCACCCGCAGCGGTGTGTTGGAAAGCGTCCACAGCTTTGCCCAGAGCGACGTGGGCGCCTATTTCCTGGTTTTCCTGGTTCTGGTGGTGGTCAGCTTCCTCTGGCTGCTGTTCGACCGCCTGCCACTGCTGCGGGATGAACAGCCCATCGACTCGTACGCCAGCCGGGAAGCAGCCTTTTTGGGCAACAACTGGCTCTTCACGGCCATCGCCTTCGCCACCCTGTGGGGGACCTTTTTCCCCATGTTCAGCGAGCTGCTCACCGGCGAGCGGATCAGCGTGGCCGCGCCCTTCTTCAACAAGGTGAATGGCCCCCTCTTCCTCCTGCTCTTTTTGCTCATGGGTATTGGGCCGCTGCTGGGGTGGCGGCGCACCAGTGCGCAGGCCCTGCGCCGGCAGTTCACCGTGCCCCTGGCCGTTGCAGCCGTCTTTGCCCTGGTTTTCGCCTGGTTCAGCCCCAACCTCTTCCCAGTGGTGGGCCTGGCCACCTGTGTCTTCGTGGCAGCGACCATTGTCCAGGAATACGTGCGGGGCCTCCAGGCCCGGCGCACCGCCACCGGGGAGGCCATCCCGGTGGCCCTGGCGTCCCTGCTGCGGCGGAACGGCCGCCGCTACGGCGGCTACATCGTGCACCTGGGCATCGTCCTCATCGGCGTGGCCATCATCGGCAACGAATTCTACCAGCAGACCACCCACGTCACCCTGGCCCAGGGGGAAGGGGTCACCCTGGGCGGCTATGAGCTGGTCTACAGCGGCATGGAGCAGCGGCGTCAGTCCAACCTGACCGAGTACGGCGCCCGGCTGATGGTCTTCCGCCAGCAGAACGGCAAACTGCTGGGCTCCATCCTGCCCCGTCGCAACATCTACGACAAGAATCCCGAGATGCCCACCAGTGAAGTGGGCCTCTACATATCGCCGCTGGAGGATGTCTACGTGGTGTTGAACGGCTGGGAGGCCGGCGGCACCACAGCCACCTTCAGCATCTACGTGAATCCCCTGACCATCTGGATGTGGATTGGCGGCGGGGTGCTGATCCTGGGCACCCTTATCGCCATCTGGCCCCATCCCGCCCGTCGCCGGGTTGAAGCGGCCCAGGCCGGCGCCCACGTGGGCGTCGGGGCATAGGAGGCGCCATGTCCTGGCTCACCCTGCTTGTGGCCCTCCTGCTCTCCGCCGCAGCGCTGGCCTATGTGCTTTGGCCCCTCCTTCGCCGGGAGGCTCCGCCCATGCTGCTGGAAAACGACCGCCTGACCGAACTGCTGGGCCGCAAGGACGCGGTCCTGCGGGCCATCAAAGACCTGGAGTTCGACTACCAGGTGGGCAAAGTGAGCGAGGAAGATTTCCACCGCTTCAACCAGGAGCTGCGCCGGCAGGCCATCCGTCTGATCCAGCAGATCGAGCAGGAAGCGCCCCAGGTAACCAGCCTGGACGAACGGCTGGAGGCGGAGATCGCCCGCCTGCGCCGAACCCGAGCCGACGAGGCATCCGCTCCGGCCACCATCTCTGCCCGCTACTGTACCCACTGCGGCCATCCCCTGGAAGCCGATCACCGCTTCTGCGCCCACTGTGGCCAGCCGGCAGCCCTGCCGGAGACGGTCCACCCCGGCTGAGGGGGCTACCCCACGCCTGGCCCCACCGCCCCATACCAGCCGCCAGCCGCCTCTGCCCGGAGACAGGCGGCTGGTTTTGTTTCCTTTGTGGTATAATTCATCTAGCCGTACCGACCGGTCGGTCAGTCCGGGATGGGGGTCAACGCCCGATATGAGGCCCCGTATCACACGGTATTACACGGTCCATTTGATCCAGCTGTCTGATCCATGACTCCGCTGCAAAAAGGGCATTTTTGAACGCAAAGGCGCAAGGGCGCAAAGGCGCAAAGAAACGCAGGAGACAGTAACCCGAATCAGCGTTCATCTGCGTGGGTCAGCGTCCTCATTTGACCTTTGTGCAGTAGAGTCATCTATGGCTCCACTGCCAAAAGGGAGTTCACACCGCTGAGACACGAAGGGAAGCCCAGAGAGAAAACAGCGTGCACTGGGCCTCTGCGGTGTTCTTACAGGGAAGCCATCCATCAGGGGAGAGGGGGAGACCATGAGCCAGCCTGAGGAGAGGGGAACTCGCCGGGAGCAGATCCTGGCCGCGGCCATGGCCGTCTTCGCCCGCAAGGGCTTCGACCAGGCCAGCATGGATGACATCGCCACGGAAGCCGGCCTGAGCAAGGGCGGCGTCTACTGGCACTTCAAGAGCAAGGAAGAGATGATCCTGGCCATCCTGGACCAGCTCTTCCAGCAGGATCTGGCTCGCCTGGCAGCCGTACAGGGGGATGGGGAGCCGGTCATGGAGCGCCTGCGCCGGCTTCTGGACTTCGCCCTGGAGGATGTCAGGCGGCTGGCGGATCTACAGGCCCTGTCGGTCAGTTTCTACGCCGCGGCCCTCTTCCAGGAGCCGGTCCGACAGGAGCTGCGGGGCTACCTCCGCCAGTACCGGGCGTTGCTGGAAGCCCTGATCCAGCAAGGCATTGAACGGGGCGAGTTTGGCGACCTGTCCGCCCAGGCCGCGGCCCTGGCCTTCATGGCCCAGTTTGAGGGGCTCATCCTCCTGTGGATGATTGACCCGGAGCAGATCGACCTGCCCGCCATGGCCCATTATGCCCTGACCCTGCTAGAGCGGGCTTTCCGGGCGACATCGGCGGACACCGCAACATCTTCGACGGCGGCCCTGTCTTCTTAAGGGCGCCCATGTTTTGAGTCGCGGTTGTGAGCCAAACAGGCGGATGCAGCCATGGTACTCAGGAATCTATGGCGTCGAGGTACCCGGAGCCTGTTGACGGTGCTGGGCATCGCCATCGGCGTGGCGGCGGTGGTGGCCCTGGGCGCCATGGCCCGGGGCATCGCCATCAACTACGGCAACGCCCTGGGGCTCAGCAACGACCTGTTGGTGACCCAGGCCAACGCCTACGACGTGGTCTTCAGCAACCTGGACGAAGACCTGGGCCGGCGCATCGCCGCCATCCCGGATGTGACCAACGTGGATCCGGGCGTCTTCACCTGGATCGCGGTGGGGGACGTGCCCTACTTCCTCATCTTCGGCTACGAGCCCAACAGCGTGGCCATGCAACACTACCGCATTGTGGAGGGGAAGCCGGTGATGGCTGCCAAGGAGATCGCCATCGGCCGGCGCGCGGCGGATGCCCTGAAGAAACAGGTGGGGGACACCCTGCGCATCAACGGCGTCCCCTATCGCATTGTGGGCATCTACGAAACCGGTCAGGGCATGGAGGAATCCGGCGGGGTGGTGACCCTGGACGATGCCCAGGAGATCGCACAGAAGCAGCGCCAGGTGAGCCTCTTCCAGGTGGGGGTACGCCGGGGGGCCGACATCGAGCTGGTGCGCCAGCGCATCGAAAAGCTGGACCGCAACATCGTGGTGAGCAAGGCCAGCGACTACGAGGGCAGCGAACAATGGACCGCCTCCCTGCAGGGGCTGGCCTGGGGCATCGCGGCCATCGCCATCCTCATCGGCGGCCTGGGCATGATGAGCGCCATGGTCATGAGCGTGCTGGAGCGCACCCGGGAGATCGGCACCCTGCGGGCCGTGGGCTGGTCTCGGGGGCGCATCGTGCAGCTCATTCTGGGCGAAGCGGTGGTCTTGAGCCTGGCGGGCGGCGCCATCGGCGTGGGGCTGGGCGTACTCCTGGCCTGGCTGGCCGGGCGCATCCCCGGCGCGGGCGCCTTCCTGGAGGGCAGCATCTCGCCCGGCATCATCGGCCAGGGGCTGGCCACGGCCTTGGGGCTGGGCCTGGTGGGCGGCGCCTACCCGGCATGGACGGCCGCCAACCTGCGGCCGGTGGAGGCTCTGCGGTACGAGGGGGGCGGCGCCACGGCCAGCACCGGCTTCCTGGCCCGCATCGGCGACCAGAGCTTCCGCAACCTCTGGCGCCGGCGCACCCGCACCCTCATCTCCACCGCCGGCATCGGCATCGGCGTGGCCACCCTGGTCATGTTGGGCGGCCTGATCGACGGCATCATCGGGCAGCTCAACGGCCTGGCCGGCAGCGGCGGC harbors:
- a CDS encoding TetR/AcrR family transcriptional regulator, with the translated sequence MSQPEERGTRREQILAAAMAVFARKGFDQASMDDIATEAGLSKGGVYWHFKSKEEMILAILDQLFQQDLARLAAVQGDGEPVMERLRRLLDFALEDVRRLADLQALSVSFYAAALFQEPVRQELRGYLRQYRALLEALIQQGIERGEFGDLSAQAAALAFMAQFEGLILLWMIDPEQIDLPAMAHYALTLLERAFRATSADTATSSTAALSS
- a CDS encoding cytochrome c-type biogenesis protein, translating into MQTYPPAFSDPSPGRLSPSGPVSLSPWGRPWVALAWALFLGLIWLGLATPAWAQDATPPDVDPNQINAVARELWCPLCSGVRLDSCELKACEQMRDVIALKLAAGEDPESIKAYFVEQYGPQVLGEPPRQGFNWLAWILPVVAAVGGGLFVWRKARQMVRPATVTAPLPTSTADNRPGDGTADEDEYARKLEEELARYG
- a CDS encoding cytochrome c maturation protein CcmE; the encoded protein is MTQLVDRAQVIPAELGQRKAAGNNYKFILGGFLIIGLVVGLIVQATLSTGAYYLTVSELQERIPAIYGERVRVSGTVVEGSEDWNPQEITLRFAIQDENNAQLLIVFEGPRPDNFQRAASAIVEGELRPDGTFKADTLLLKCPSRYEEEPEEIFVRAER
- a CDS encoding ABC transporter permease, translated to MVLRNLWRRGTRSLLTVLGIAIGVAAVVALGAMARGIAINYGNALGLSNDLLVTQANAYDVVFSNLDEDLGRRIAAIPDVTNVDPGVFTWIAVGDVPYFLIFGYEPNSVAMQHYRIVEGKPVMAAKEIAIGRRAADALKKQVGDTLRINGVPYRIVGIYETGQGMEESGGVVTLDDAQEIAQKQRQVSLFQVGVRRGADIELVRQRIEKLDRNIVVSKASDYEGSEQWTASLQGLAWGIAAIAILIGGLGMMSAMVMSVLERTREIGTLRAVGWSRGRIVQLILGEAVVLSLAGGAIGVGLGVLLAWLAGRIPGAGAFLEGSISPGIIGQGLATALGLGLVGGAYPAWTAANLRPVEALRYEGGGATASTGFLARIGDQSFRNLWRRRTRTLISTAGIGIGVATLVMLGGLIDGIIGQLNGLAGSGGTGSITVMQRDVADMSLSSLDERLVNLIRAMPQVKSASPYVLGVVSTPDLPLFIFGGLDPNTPAIRHYKLLEGRYMQRPNEIVLGKIAAETYKLGVGDTITLYNNRYKIVGIYETGIAYEDGGGILALREAQRLLGRPRAVSFIFVDVYDPSQARAVAEAINRRFPEVRASLSSEFAQNTNDIQTTQAMTTAIRLLALIVGGIVVANTMIMSIYERTREIGTLRAVGWSQRRILLQILQESVYLCGLAAILGSILGVALLTGISVIPVASQFIEVAWSLQTFVVAIAVALALGVIGGFYPAWRASRLQPVEALRYE
- a CDS encoding zinc ribbon domain-containing protein, which codes for MSWLTLLVALLLSAAALAYVLWPLLRREAPPMLLENDRLTELLGRKDAVLRAIKDLEFDYQVGKVSEEDFHRFNQELRRQAIRLIQQIEQEAPQVTSLDERLEAEIARLRRTRADEASAPATISARYCTHCGHPLEADHRFCAHCGQPAALPETVHPG
- a CDS encoding heme lyase CcmF/NrfE family subunit; this translates as MIFHIGYLILITALLLALFGMAAGFLGGRRRDPRLVQSSFHAIYAVAVLVGLAGIILWYGLLTDQFQLTYVWNHSERALPTFYKFAALWGGQAGSLLFWSMILSAYSVMAVTVNRHRLQALMPYANGVLLATSAFFLVLLVFAANPFKQVDFVPPDGQGLNPLLQNYWMVIHPVMLYLGYVGMAIPFAFAMGALLSRRLDNQWVRTVRRWTLIAWMFLSAGILMGSQWAYMELGWGGYWAWDPVENASFLPWLTGTAFLHSIIIQEQRGILKVWNMVLIWLTYFLVILGTFTTRSGVLESVHSFAQSDVGAYFLVFLVLVVVSFLWLLFDRLPLLRDEQPIDSYASREAAFLGNNWLFTAIAFATLWGTFFPMFSELLTGERISVAAPFFNKVNGPLFLLLFLLMGIGPLLGWRRTSAQALRRQFTVPLAVAAVFALVFAWFSPNLFPVVGLATCVFVAATIVQEYVRGLQARRTATGEAIPVALASLLRRNGRRYGGYIVHLGIVLIGVAIIGNEFYQQTTHVTLAQGEGVTLGGYELVYSGMEQRRQSNLTEYGARLMVFRQQNGKLLGSILPRRNIYDKNPEMPTSEVGLYISPLEDVYVVLNGWEAGGTTATFSIYVNPLTIWMWIGGGVLILGTLIAIWPHPARRRVEAAQAGAHVGVGA
- a CDS encoding c-type cytochrome; translation: MPLIIAIAAMVSLIRPTAGQELPPSPQFDLAQVPPPVDRPMARLGQTLYLESCAPCHGEQGNGDGPTAADLPTPPTRFADPQAIWSLSPAELFFTTKFGRIDKLMPPWENRLTDEQIWQVVAYAWSLHTSQAEVAAGAELYAQSCAQCHGEQGRGDGPQASVDLPDFADPAYAMARSQAEWLAGWQSAHPEVGAGWSQAQQQQVLEYIRTFSYGPAWESPYRPGPGVIQGQVVAGTPDLTLSPNLTVTLRAFLGFEPVATFTTTVDDQGRFAFSDLAVGPEVVYLASASTAGITYSSPVLALTEEQPAQETTITLYATTDDPTGVRIDRAHWIIDFQPGALLVGQLITFGSENNRTFLGRRVDGVDVPVTASLFVPPGAEEISLENGVLGGRFRQVGNQIYDTVPIVPGTGTRQLVLRYRLPYQGTSLTLPQEFAYPVTALNLLVADLPQLEVQVEGLTGVGSQEFQGRTYRMWQADNLPATRLELDFQGLLPPGAVDPRQPQGNTGMGPVGTVPVLAPWMPWATGGLVGILLAGVLLWSWRRGRLGAPPQPDELRQRQMALLQHIARLDDRYALGELDQQTWQQQRARLKAELLAVATALEQNSLPDHSTP
- a CDS encoding TlpA family protein disulfide reductase, whose protein sequence is MAELTRHDPGPEDDGVASLPSTTTAGHPRSVTLWRLVIIGIFLIFVAVLALRLWQTKASEHRAAGLAPPFTVTTFDGETISLEDLRGKGVVLNFWASWCDPCREEAPLLEQTWRRERDNGIIFIGLDYLDQEPAARAYLAEYDITYPNGPDLRSQAARRYGIKGVPETFFIDPEGRIIGIVIGPIQSQAQMDQYLNQIRPRRE